From the Cryptomeria japonica chromosome 2, Sugi_1.0, whole genome shotgun sequence genome, one window contains:
- the LOC131052173 gene encoding two-component response regulator-like PRR73 isoform X3: MEAWELLENPGNHFNMVLAEVMIPCLSGIGLLKKIMGHQIYRNIPVIMMSSLDSMSVIFKCLTMGAVDFLIKPVRKNELKNIWKHIWKRCQNVTSSISVCGNGLDNQDKKSVGLEQASGSGNNTYSNEESNNVVGARKFQKGMSLEGRINAGNTCTDKIEITDSDKGSDTQAGNEDLEQGDEYELDCNHNNTSSFNTIKPKKDQFQKEFACLAQTSGDCSDQKIEDCEMGKNVEFSFPIETSADPQHFRDKKMVCDQICVEKKDVLSDDHVDLKKENKNLTTFGSECSEPCREAIDLIGSIARKNEERNAEEETFRTKEENDIHGKDETISDSNFSPLLELTLKRPVSISEASLPENCCVLKPSVASAFSRYNTKCSRIEHPSGGSCPLNTHSLPKDYEHSHTLCIPGTQQTMSPHRVLPFEGVNSLKRNAIDVSIPSARQPQILCRSNNQEDTSTTAGFSGQHNIPFMLPRKDEMVPALYAPSHMEMMMPVPIVYSAIPAYYGPAFHAMIYSRSGAPSKFPTKDDGTQRQDDYDISFCNDKQTMPSENSQSSQHGNHHYHYHIEHHHHCCNSHKNQCPHQHAKQDELSLNNSAMIEAPINGLSSMVDNNNTLDGRHGEMGSSGTGSVNKTSSMTKNQTNGQNEAYDHYNHVLQYQSQEHQHPKVDKQIVKESRMTALVCSSCNTVQSGSSNGNEILNTIEHGNDNRIIEKTDHGNGQSSATVNPVTNGESGVVNGVTSGGGVDQNRSAQREAALTKFRLKRKERCFEKKVRYQSRKKLAEQRPRVKGQFVRHLVQESANGSVN; the protein is encoded by the exons ATGGAAGCATGGGAGCTGCTAGAAAACCCAGGTAACCATTTCAATATGGTCTTGGCAGAGGTGATGATTCCTTGTCTCTCAGGCATTGGCCTTCTGAAAAAGATCATGGGCCACCAGATTTATAGGAACATCCCTGTaatta TGATGTCCTCACTTGATTCTATGAGTGTAATTTTCAAATGCCTGACTATGGGTGCGGTGGACTTTCTCATCAAACCTGTTAGGAAGAATGAATTAAAGAATATATGGAAGCATATTTGGAAGAGATGCCAGAATGTAACT TCAAGTATCAGTGTTTGTGGCAATGGCCTCGATAACCAAGATAAAAAATCTGTGGGGCTAGAACAAGCATCTGGCTCTGGTAACAACACTTACAGTAATGAGGAGAGTAACAATGTGGTTGGTGCAAGAAAGTTCCAAAAGGGTATGAGCCTTGAAGGGAGAATCAATGCTGGTAATACATGTACTGACAAAATTGAGATTACTGACAGTGACAAGGGAAGTGATACACAA GCAGGGAATGAAGATCTTGAACAGGGTGATGAGTACGAGCTTGACTGCAATCATAATAATACCAGCTCTTTCAACACTATCAAGCCAAAGAAAGATCAGTTTCAGAAAGAGTTTGCGTGCCTTGCTCAAACTTCTGGGGATTGTAGTGATCAAAAGATAGAGG ACTGTGAAATGGGCAAGAATGTAGAATTTTCCTTCCCAATAGAAACATCAGCAGATCCTCAACATTTCAGGGATAAGAAGATGGTTTGTGACCAGATATGTGTGGAAAAGAAAGATGTACTCTCAGATGATCATGTGGAtcttaaaaaagaaaataaaaatttgacaacTTTTGGCAGCGAATGTTCTGAGCCTTGCAGAGAGGCTATTGACTTAATAGGTTCCATAGCTAGAAAAAATGAGGAGAGAAATGCAGAAGAGGAAACTTTTAGgacaaaggaagaaaatgacattCATGGGAAAGATGAAACCATATCTGATTCCAATTTTTCACCATTACTGGAGCTCACACTAAAGAGACCAGTTTCCATTTCGGAAGCTAGTTTACCTGAAAAttgttgtgtcttgaaaccttcagTTGCTTCAGCATTCTCAAG GTACAACACAAAATGTAGTCGCATTGAACATCCATCGGGTGGCTCCTGTCCTCTCAATACTCATTCATTGCCAAAAGATTATGAACATAGTCACACTCTTTGTATTCCAGGAACTCAACAGACAATGTCACCACATCGTGTGCTTCCATTTGAGGGAGTGAACAGTTTAAAACGAAATGCCATTGATGTGTCAATACCTTCTGCCAGGCAACCACAGATTTTATGTAGGAGTAATAATCAAGAAGATACGAGTACCACTGCTGGTTTTTCAGGCCAACATAATATTCCATTTATGTTGCCAAGAAAAGATGAGATGGTGCCAGCTTTGTATGCACCCTCTCATATGGAAATGATGATGCCTGTTCCTATAGTCTACAGTGCAATTCCTGCTTATTATGGTCCTGCATTTCATGCTATGATCTATTCTCGATCTGGTGCACCGTCAAAATTTCCAACAAAGGATGATGGAACACAGAGACAGGATGATTATGACATTTCCTTTTGTAACGATAAACAGACTATGCCTTCTGAGAATTCTCAATCATCTCAACATGGcaatcatcattatcattatcacatTGAACATCATCATCATTGCTGTAACTCTCACAAAAATCAATGCCCGCATCAACATGCAAAACAAGATGAACTAAGTTTAAATAACTCAGCAATGATTGAAGCTCCAATAAATGGTTTGTCTAGCATGGTTGATAATAATAATACACTTGATGGCCGTCATGGAGAAATGGGGAGCAGTGGCACTGGAAGTGTGAATAAAACTTCATCCATGACTAAAAATCAGACAAATGGGCAAAATGAAGCCTATGACCATTATAACCATGTACTTCAATACCAGTCTCAAGAACATCAGCATCCTAAAGTGGATAAGCAGATTGTGAAAGAATCTAGAATGACAGCTCTTGTGTGTAGTTCCTGCAACACTGTACAAAGTGGAAGTAGCAATGGCAATGAAATCCTCAACACAATTGAGCATGGAAATGACAATAGGATCATTGAGAAAACTGACCATGGTAATGGACAAAGTAGTGCTACTGTCAACCCTGTGACAAATGGAGAAAGTGGGGTTGTCAACGGGGTTACAAGTGGAGGTGGAGTGGACCAGAACCGATCTGCTCAACGCGAGGCAGCACTGACAAAATTTCgactgaagagaaaagaaagatGCTTTGAAAAGAAG gttagATACCAAAGTAGGAAAAAGCTTGCTGAACAACGCCCAAGAGTCAAAGGTCAATTTGTACGTCACTTAGTACAAGAATCCGCAAATGGGAGTGTAAATTGA
- the LOC131052173 gene encoding two-component response regulator-like PRR73 isoform X4: MSSLDSMSVIFKCLTMGAVDFLIKPVRKNELKNIWKHIWKRCQNVTSSISVCGNGLDNQDKKSVGLEQASGSGNNTYSNEESNNVVGARKFQKGMSLEGRINAGNTCTDKIEITDSDKGSDTQAGNEDLEQGDEYELDCNHNNTSSFNTIKPKKDQFQKEFACLAQTSGDCSDQKIEDCEMGKNVEFSFPIETSADPQHFRDKKMVCDQICVEKKDVLSDDHVDLKKENKNLTTFGSECSEPCREAIDLIGSIARKNEERNAEEETFRTKEENDIHGKDETISDSNFSPLLELTLKRPVSISEASLPENCCVLKPSVASAFSRYNTKCSRIEHPSGGSCPLNTHSLPKDYEHSHTLCIPGTQQTMSPHRVLPFEGVNSLKRNAIDVSIPSARQPQILCRSNNQEDTSTTAGFSGQHNIPFMLPRKDEMVPALYAPSHMEMMMPVPIVYSAIPAYYGPAFHAMIYSRSGAPSKFPTKDDGTQRQDDYDISFCNDKQTMPSENSQSSQHGNHHYHYHIEHHHHCCNSHKNQCPHQHAKQDELSLNNSAMIEAPINGLSSMVDNNNTLDGRHGEMGSSGTGSVNKTSSMTKNQTNGQNEAYDHYNHVLQYQSQEHQHPKVDKQIVKESRMTALVCSSCNTVQSGSSNGNEILNTIEHGNDNRIIEKTDHGNGQSSATVNPVTNGESGVVNGVTSGGGVDQNRSAQREAALTKFRLKRKERCFEKKVRYQSRKKLAEQRPRVKGQFVRHLVQESANGSVN, from the exons ATGTCCTCACTTGATTCTATGAGTGTAATTTTCAAATGCCTGACTATGGGTGCGGTGGACTTTCTCATCAAACCTGTTAGGAAGAATGAATTAAAGAATATATGGAAGCATATTTGGAAGAGATGCCAGAATGTAACT TCAAGTATCAGTGTTTGTGGCAATGGCCTCGATAACCAAGATAAAAAATCTGTGGGGCTAGAACAAGCATCTGGCTCTGGTAACAACACTTACAGTAATGAGGAGAGTAACAATGTGGTTGGTGCAAGAAAGTTCCAAAAGGGTATGAGCCTTGAAGGGAGAATCAATGCTGGTAATACATGTACTGACAAAATTGAGATTACTGACAGTGACAAGGGAAGTGATACACAA GCAGGGAATGAAGATCTTGAACAGGGTGATGAGTACGAGCTTGACTGCAATCATAATAATACCAGCTCTTTCAACACTATCAAGCCAAAGAAAGATCAGTTTCAGAAAGAGTTTGCGTGCCTTGCTCAAACTTCTGGGGATTGTAGTGATCAAAAGATAGAGG ACTGTGAAATGGGCAAGAATGTAGAATTTTCCTTCCCAATAGAAACATCAGCAGATCCTCAACATTTCAGGGATAAGAAGATGGTTTGTGACCAGATATGTGTGGAAAAGAAAGATGTACTCTCAGATGATCATGTGGAtcttaaaaaagaaaataaaaatttgacaacTTTTGGCAGCGAATGTTCTGAGCCTTGCAGAGAGGCTATTGACTTAATAGGTTCCATAGCTAGAAAAAATGAGGAGAGAAATGCAGAAGAGGAAACTTTTAGgacaaaggaagaaaatgacattCATGGGAAAGATGAAACCATATCTGATTCCAATTTTTCACCATTACTGGAGCTCACACTAAAGAGACCAGTTTCCATTTCGGAAGCTAGTTTACCTGAAAAttgttgtgtcttgaaaccttcagTTGCTTCAGCATTCTCAAG GTACAACACAAAATGTAGTCGCATTGAACATCCATCGGGTGGCTCCTGTCCTCTCAATACTCATTCATTGCCAAAAGATTATGAACATAGTCACACTCTTTGTATTCCAGGAACTCAACAGACAATGTCACCACATCGTGTGCTTCCATTTGAGGGAGTGAACAGTTTAAAACGAAATGCCATTGATGTGTCAATACCTTCTGCCAGGCAACCACAGATTTTATGTAGGAGTAATAATCAAGAAGATACGAGTACCACTGCTGGTTTTTCAGGCCAACATAATATTCCATTTATGTTGCCAAGAAAAGATGAGATGGTGCCAGCTTTGTATGCACCCTCTCATATGGAAATGATGATGCCTGTTCCTATAGTCTACAGTGCAATTCCTGCTTATTATGGTCCTGCATTTCATGCTATGATCTATTCTCGATCTGGTGCACCGTCAAAATTTCCAACAAAGGATGATGGAACACAGAGACAGGATGATTATGACATTTCCTTTTGTAACGATAAACAGACTATGCCTTCTGAGAATTCTCAATCATCTCAACATGGcaatcatcattatcattatcacatTGAACATCATCATCATTGCTGTAACTCTCACAAAAATCAATGCCCGCATCAACATGCAAAACAAGATGAACTAAGTTTAAATAACTCAGCAATGATTGAAGCTCCAATAAATGGTTTGTCTAGCATGGTTGATAATAATAATACACTTGATGGCCGTCATGGAGAAATGGGGAGCAGTGGCACTGGAAGTGTGAATAAAACTTCATCCATGACTAAAAATCAGACAAATGGGCAAAATGAAGCCTATGACCATTATAACCATGTACTTCAATACCAGTCTCAAGAACATCAGCATCCTAAAGTGGATAAGCAGATTGTGAAAGAATCTAGAATGACAGCTCTTGTGTGTAGTTCCTGCAACACTGTACAAAGTGGAAGTAGCAATGGCAATGAAATCCTCAACACAATTGAGCATGGAAATGACAATAGGATCATTGAGAAAACTGACCATGGTAATGGACAAAGTAGTGCTACTGTCAACCCTGTGACAAATGGAGAAAGTGGGGTTGTCAACGGGGTTACAAGTGGAGGTGGAGTGGACCAGAACCGATCTGCTCAACGCGAGGCAGCACTGACAAAATTTCgactgaagagaaaagaaagatGCTTTGAAAAGAAG gttagATACCAAAGTAGGAAAAAGCTTGCTGAACAACGCCCAAGAGTCAAAGGTCAATTTGTACGTCACTTAGTACAAGAATCCGCAAATGGGAGTGTAAATTGA